Genomic segment of Microbacterium hydrocarbonoxydans:
TCGGATGGAACTGCACGAATTCGAGGTCGGCCACGTCGGCACCGGCTCGTATCGCCGCCGCGATGCCGTCGCCGGTCGTCCCGGCGGGATTCGTGGTGTGCGCATAGAGATGACCGGCTCCGCCGGTCGCGAGGATCACGGCGTCGGCGTCGAGAAGCAGGGGCGCGTCGTCGATCAGCACGCGGACGCCCCGCACCACGCCGTCGGTCACGTCGAGGTCCGCGAGGAACGCGTGCTCCACCACGGTGACGGGTGCCGCGTGGGTGGCCGCGACCAGGGCGTGCGCGATGGCCGCTCCCGTGGCATCTCCACCTGCGTGCACGATGCGCGCGCGGCTGTGCGCCGCCTCGCGTCCACGAAGGAGCACACCGTCCGCGGACCGGTCGAAGGCGACGCCGCGCGCGAGGAGCTCCGCGATCCTGGCGCCGGCGCCGCCGACCAGCACGTCGACCGCGGTGGCGTCGGCCAGCCCGGCCGACGCTGCGATCGTGTCGGCGGCGTGCAGTGCGGGGGAGTCGTCGGGGCCGTACTCTCCGGCCACGCCGCCCTGCGCGAATCCCGTGCAGCCGTCGCCGAGGACTCCCTTCGTCACCACGGTGACGGCATGGCCATGCTCGCGTGCGTGCAGCGCCGCGGTCAGTCCGGCGATCCCGGAGCCGACCACGATCACCTTCATCGCGCACCTGCTGTCGCCGGGGGCCTGGCGGCCAGCATCCGCTCCAGGGCCAGACGCGCAGGATCCGCGACGTCTGAGGTCACCGTGATGCGGTTCGGCGTGCGTCCTGCGACGAGCTCCTCCAACACCCACGCGAGATATCCGGGGTGGATCCGATACATCGTCGAGCACGGGCAGACCACGGGGTCCAGGCAGAAGATCTCGTGCTGGGGGAACTGCGCAGCCAGGCGGCGCACGAGGTTGATCTCGGTGCCGATCGCGAAGACCGTGGGTTCGGATGCCGCGGCGATCGCCCGACGGATGTAGTCGGTCGATCCGGCCTCGTCGGCGGCGTCGACGACGTCCATCGGGCATTCGGGGTGCACGATCACCCGCACACCCGGGTGCTCGGCGCGCGCCTCGTCGATCTGGGCGACCGTGAAGCGACGGTGCACGGAGCAGAATCCATGCCACAGGATCACACGCGAGTCGACCAGCTCCGCTGCAGAGGCACCGCCGAGCGCCTTGCGCGGGTTCCACATCGGCATCTTCTCGAGAGGCACGCCCATCGCCTTCGCGGTGTTGCGGCCGAGGTGCTGGTCGGGGAAGAAGAGCACCCGCTGACCCCGCTCGAATGCCCACTCGAGCACTGTCTGCGCGTTCGAGGAGGTGCACACGATCCCGCCATGGCGCCCCACGAAGCCCTTGATGGCGGCGGAGGAGTTCATGTACGTGACGGGGATCACCGGCACTCGGCCGTCCTGATCCTCCGCGTCCAGATCCCCGAGCACGTCTGCGAGCTGCTCCCAGCAGTCCTCGACCTGGTCGATGTCGGCCATGTCGGCCATCGAGCATCCCGCTGCGAGGTTGGGGAGGACCACGGCCTGGTCGGGACCGGAGAGCAGATCTGCGGTCTCTGCCATGAAGTGCACGCCGCAGAAGATGATCGCTTCGGCGTCGGGTCGTTCCTTGGCCGCTGTGGCGAGCTGGAACGAGTCGCCGACGTAGTCGGCGTGACGCACGACCTCCTCGCGCTGGTAGAAGTGCCCGAGGATCACGGCGCGGTCTCCCAGCATCTCCTTGGCAGCGCGGATGCGCGCGTCGAGCTCCTCCTCGCTCGCGTCGCGGTAGGCGGCCGGGAGCTCGCCCTGACGAGGCGCTCCCGTGGGGATCACGTCACCCATGGAGGACCCAGGACCGTACCCGGGGCGGGAGTCGAAGTCCCACGGGCCCGCGGCGAGATCGGTGGTGCAGGTGGCGTCGGTTGACGCGCCCGACACGATCGAGCGGATCATGTGGTCGACCGACGGGTCTGCGGGAGGCACAGCGGG
This window contains:
- the nadA gene encoding quinolinate synthase NadA, with translation MSLTFVPTPAVPPADPSVDHMIRSIVSGASTDATCTTDLAAGPWDFDSRPGYGPGSSMGDVIPTGAPRQGELPAAYRDASEEELDARIRAAKEMLGDRAVILGHFYQREEVVRHADYVGDSFQLATAAKERPDAEAIIFCGVHFMAETADLLSGPDQAVVLPNLAAGCSMADMADIDQVEDCWEQLADVLGDLDAEDQDGRVPVIPVTYMNSSAAIKGFVGRHGGIVCTSSNAQTVLEWAFERGQRVLFFPDQHLGRNTAKAMGVPLEKMPMWNPRKALGGASAAELVDSRVILWHGFCSVHRRFTVAQIDEARAEHPGVRVIVHPECPMDVVDAADEAGSTDYIRRAIAAASEPTVFAIGTEINLVRRLAAQFPQHEIFCLDPVVCPCSTMYRIHPGYLAWVLEELVAGRTPNRITVTSDVADPARLALERMLAARPPATAGAR